A stretch of Desulfomonilia bacterium DNA encodes these proteins:
- the acpS gene encoding holo-ACP synthase, protein MISGIGIDIVEIDRIRSLIKRYGDRFVERVFAPCEISYCRSKNDPAANFAARFAVKEAFVKALGTGMVSGMKFSDVFLESSDRPEIKLNGIARSIAESKGIASMHASISHEKGYAIAIVILEV, encoded by the coding sequence ATGATATCGGGAATCGGTATAGACATTGTCGAAATAGACAGAATCAGGAGCCTTATCAAAAGATATGGTGACAGGTTCGTTGAGAGGGTTTTTGCCCCGTGTGAAATATCATATTGCCGGAGTAAAAATGATCCGGCCGCGAATTTTGCCGCTAGGTTTGCCGTGAAGGAGGCCTTTGTCAAGGCACTGGGAACCGGAATGGTGAGCGGTATGAAATTCAGTGATGTCTTTCTCGAAAGTTCTGACAGGCCGGAAATAAAATTGAACGGCATTGCCCGCTCAATCGCAGAATCAAAAGGAATAGCTTCGATGCATGCAAGCATTTCCCATGAAAAAGGTTATGCGATAGCCATAGTAATCCTGGAGGTGTGA